One genomic segment of Vulpes lagopus strain Blue_001 chromosome 9, ASM1834538v1, whole genome shotgun sequence includes these proteins:
- the RBIS gene encoding ribosomal biogenesis factor, whose product MAKNKLRGQKSRSVFHIASQKNFKSKNKAKPVTTNLKKINIVNDEKVNRVNKAFVDIQKELANFSKGLSLEPLQKQLIPQQCHENEPVNVDEATRLMAQL is encoded by the exons ATGGCCAAGAACAAACTAAGAGGACAGAAGTCCAGGAGTGTATTTCATATAGCCAGCCAAAAAAACTTTAagtctaaaaacaaagcaaaaccagttACCACTAATCTTAAGAAG ataaacattgtGAATGATGAAAAAGTTAACAGAGTGAATAAAGCTTTTGTAGATATACAAAAGGAACTTGCAAATTTCTCAAAAGGCCTTTCCCTTGAACCTCTGCAGAAACAGCTG ATTCCTCAGCAGTGTCATGAAAATGAACCAGTTAATGTTGATGAAGCAACAAGATTAATGGCTCAGTTGTAA